The segment TTTACAATGGTGATTTGTGACTAATTGTTGTAAAGGATGTACACTGATGCTGGCTTCCAAGAGTAGATGATGTTCTTATGCTTGACTGTGTCTTGACTTGTAAATGTTATACAGTTAGCCTttgcaaagatttatttttgaACTTGCTGGAGAACGGTATTTATAGCATGTACGCACGCAAACAGAGGATGCTGATAGCTTGATCTAAGTTGAAGGAAGGCTGAAACTTGCTGGAGAACGGTATTTATAGCATGTACGCACGCAAACAGAGGATGCTGATAGCTTGATCTAAGTTGAAGGAAGGCTGAAACTTGCTGGAGAACGGTATTTATAGCATGTACGCACGCAAACAGAGGATGCTGATAGCTTGATCTAAGTTGAAGGAAGGCTGAAACTTGCTGGAGAACGGTATTTATAGCATGTACGCACGCAAACAGAGGATGCTGATAGCTTGATCTAAGTTGAAGGAAGGCTGAAACTTGCTGGAGAACGGTATTTATAGCATGTACGCACGCAAACAGAGGATGCTGATAGCTTGATCTAAGTTGAAGGAAGGCTGAAACTTGCTGGAGAACGGTATTTATAGTATGTACGCACGCAAACAGAGGATGCTGATAGCTTGATCTAAGTTGAAGGAAGGCTGAATGAAACTTCTCGAATTTCCAAATTTTATAAAGGTGCATGTTCTGGGGAGAGGGAATGCAATTGTATCATCCGACTCCCCCAATTTAATTGTTTTAATTATAGTTTTCTCCTTTCTTGAGATCCTCTTAGTCTTAGGTTTGTTGTTGATATCATCTGTGAATCTACCTCCAGTTTTAGActactttctttttttgactTTTAACGGCTTCCTAATTTCTGAGGTATTAAATGGGGGATTCCACTGCATAACATTTACAAGTTAGAGATCAGGTGAATACTTGATTGATTTGAGAtattcatgtttgtgtgtgtgtgagacactgagagagaaaaTGTTCTTTGATACAATGACAATAAACATGCATGAAAAAGTTGCTGCATCTTTGTTGTGTGTGGCAACACATCTGGACTTTCGGACAAGAACATGCACATGACCATCCTCAATGACATCACAACACATATTCTTTCCAACACCAATATGTTTTATGTCGAGACACCACttatcacatatttacacatatgcacacaacGTCCATCCCCATTGCGCACACTCTAAGACTTAACCCTGGTAGTAACAGTTCCAACATTTATTGAACCGATATATACACATGTGTATCCACACATCAACAAACTCCCCTGACTGGGGTTCAAAATTCCACTAGCAACAAACTTGCTGCTGTACATTCCCCTTTAAGAGCAAAAAAACAAGTTTTTATACATATCATCAATCACAAATGTAATGGTTCTTATACATAATCATCATGTGGGCAACATGTTATTATGAAGTACCAGAAATTGTGAGAGTACCTGGGTAGGCTAGATGGACAATTGCCCCCATATTATATCACACCCGCCCTCACACAAGAAATACTAGCTGCCTTACAGTCACCTGGCAGCAGATTAAATGCAACATTATTTACATCACAATCATTGAAATTTGGTTTACACACAGGGGACCAAGTTTCCCCTCTTTTTACATCACTGGTGGTAAAACGCCATCAaattgtatgtatgtctttacaaatatgatacaataataataacaagaagggcaaagcccatacgactcacatgcttgaccttgacctttacatgaccttgaccttcagggtcaaggtcaaataactaaacctagcaatgacatcatacactaagaactgctttacacatttttcctaccaaaatacatgaccttgacccaaggtcaaggtcatccaaggtcatgcaacacaaagctgttaattcaaaaattttagtagtaaattttcatttgattaatatacttacccaactcacatatagcaattaacccatagttcagtgctgataccgctgtacgcgtccccttggtaacaaggaagacgcctctaaaaaagagtgaccgagacccgtaaaGGTATCTAGGCCAGCCCGAAAGCGAGGCTGCcttccatatgcgcgcgcatatgccgccatcttgtcattctacacgaagcccaactcacttcttttttagaccCAAACACCCTCCACAGCGGGGAGgcaataaacgatgtgagttgggtaagtatattaatcaaatgaaaatttactactaaaatttttgattaaattacatatcttacccaactcacatatagcagattgctactataggaggAGGGTACTCACCAACTTAAGCCCGcagaacctgccctgcagccacaAGAGCCGGCAAAGCCGAACTGCCATCTTGCCGCCTTGCAGCAACGTCCCTCAAATAAAAATTGATGAAAACATCTTCAGATTTCCAATAAGCCGCCGCCAGGAACTCTGATAGGCGCCCTGAGCGAAGCACAGCCAAAGAAGACGCCCAAGCTCTAGCTTCATGAGTCCTGGCTGTTGTGAGCGGAAGCACCGCCCTGACATCGCCTGACTGGCTCTGCCACCATGCGTAGGCTTGTTTAATGGTCATTGACACCCACTTAGTCAAGGTGACCTTCGAGATATCCTTCGCACGCACCGTGTTGAGGGATATAAAGAGTAATCTCTGAGTTTCTGAGCGAATCGGTGAAGACCTAGACAGGTAGCTGCTTAAAGCCCTGACAGGACAATTTGACAGATCAGGGTCTCCAGGAGCGAGTATATCGCTCAAGGGGGGAATCCGAATGCGAGGAGAAAATTGTTCAGGCTTTTGATTTTTTGCGAGAAAATTAGGCGTGAATTTCAAGGAGTAGGAGCCATCCCTCTCCAGGGAAATATCCTTAGCGAGACCGGAAAGAGCGTGCACCTCGCTACCCCGCCTAGCTGTGGCAAGCAAAACCAGAAACAAAGTTTTTCTCGTCAAATTAGCTAAACTAGCCAACCGGAGAGGCTCAAAATCTTCCGACGCAAGGAACCGAAGAACCAAAAACAGATCCCAGGCAGGGAGCTGTGATCTAGATAGAGCCATGTCAAGAGAAGCGCCTTTAAGCACGCTCGAAATAACCCCATCCAGCGTGATCTTGTGCCCCAGTTGCCTAAGCGTGGAGGAAATCGCGGATCTTCTGACTCGCAGTGAAGAAGGCGAGACTCCCTGAGTAGCCAACCAAGAGAGGTGGTTGGCTACTTGCATGGATCTAGGAGAAAGATGTTGAACCCCGTTCTCAGAGCACCACTTCGACCAAGCAGCCCAATGAGACGAGTACACAGAGCTAGTCGAGTCTCTGTGCGCGTTCTGTACCAGTTTCAGAGTTGAGGCCGAGGCCCCGGCACGAAGCAGAGAGATTCTGACAGAATCCAGCCGTGAAGCTGCAACTCTTGTGGATTCTCGTGCGGGACCCCTGACCGGGGCTGCAACAGATCGCCCCTTCGAACgccgagaggaatgggagggCGCACTGCCAGCCGCAGAAGGTCGgggaaccagtgctggctgggCCACAGAGGCGCCACCAGCACCAGCGCTGGTCTTTCCAAGTCCACTTTCCTTATTACCTTCCCTAGAAGGCAAAACGGAGGGAAAGCATAAGCCGCCAGATTTGTCCAATCCAGGTCCATCGCGTTCACCGCCCACGCCAGAGGGTCCGGGAACGGTGAAACGAAAAGAGGAAGCCTGGCTGAGAATCTCGTTGCAAACAGATCTATGCAAGGCTTGTCCACTTGAACCCAAAGACGGTCCAACGCCTGGTGAGAGAGGGTCCATTCTGAATGCAGAATCTTGTCCCCCCGACTGAGGGCATCTGCCAACACATTGAGTGAGCCCCTCAGGTACTTCGCTGAGAGAAGTATCTCGTGCGAGTCGCACCAAACCAGCAGACGGCAAGCGCTCTCTGACAGCTTCTGCGAGCGTGTGTCCCCCTGACGATTTATATAAGCGGCCACAGTCGTATTGTCCGTGTGGACTTGCACATGACTGTTCTTGAGAAGAGGAAGGAAGGACCGTAAACCCAGAGACACAGCCTCCAGCTCGAGCACATTTATGTGCTGAAAAGCTAGAGAGAAATCCCACAGACCGGAGGCTGTCCGATCGGCCAGATGAGCACCCCAGCCTGTCATGGACGCATCTGTAACCAGAGTGTTCTCCGGCGCCGGAGGAGCGATCGGAACGCCCTGAGAGACCCAGGGGAGCAGCCAGACACTCGTAGTGCTGCTGAACCAACTTCCCAGTTCTATGCGAACGTTCCAGTTTTGGGAGGCTTGGTCCCACTGCCTCTGCAAAGCAGCCTGAAAAGGCCTCTTGTGAACCCTGCCAAGCGGCACAAGAGGGGCCATCGATTCCATTTGCCCCAAGAGGGAGGACAACTCCCGGGCCGTGGACATGTTCTTTCCGTTCAACAAGCGAATCAAGTCTTGCAGCTTGTCCACTCTCTTCTGAGAGGGGCGGACTAACCACTCCTGAGTATTGAAATCCATGCCCAGGTACGTGAAGCGTTGGGATGGTTCCAATTCTGACTTCCCCAGATTGGCTGTAAAGCCCAGCTGATCTGCCAGGCTGAGGACTCTCGCTGTATGAGTTCTGCACATGGACTGATCCTGATGCAGAATCAGCCAGTCGTCCAAGTAAGCCCGTAAGCGCACCCCCTCTTGCCTCACAAGAGAGCACAGCTGGCGAACGACCATTGTGAAGATCCAGGGGGCGAGGGAAAGACCGAAGGGGAGTGCCCGAAATTGAAACACTTTCTCGCCCCACAGAAAACGCAGCCATTTCCTGTCTTGAACGTGCATGAGCACATGGAAATATGCGTCGGTGAGATCCACCGACGTGGCCCAATCTCCCGGGCGCAGAGCTTCCCTTACAGAGAGAGGAGTCTCCGTAACAAACTTGACTACCCGCAGGTATTTGTTCAAGGTTGACAGGTCCAGAACCGGCCTCCACGCCCCCGAGGCTTTGGGCACCACAAACAGCCTGCCGTAAAAGCCGAGGGACTCTCGATCTCGCACTTCCTCGATTGCCCCCTTCAAGAGGAGGGAAGCCACTTCTGCCTGAACGGCTGCCTTCCCCTCTGCCCAGAGGAGACGGAATCCCGAACTCACTACTCCCAAAATCCACCTGCTGGACACCAGACGTGTCCAGGCGGCAAAGACCCTGGAGGGGCCCCCCGCCACCACAAGGGTGGGGGTTACTGGGAATAGCGGTTCGGGAGActttcattgggggtgaggcttgtgcCCCGACCCCCGAGAACCCCCAAAGGAGCCTCTTTTCTGATTAGGAGCGCCGCGCCCCCTACCCCGAAAAGAGGTGGACTGGCTTTGcatcttgcccccccccccccccccccagacgaAGAAGGCTGAGCCTTATTCTGGGAGGTAGGTTTGCTCTGAGCTTTTTGAAAGCCTTGGTGAGCGATCCTAGCAATAGCCAGATCCCTAGCGTCCTGGGTTTCCTTCTGCAAAGCGTCCAGGGAGGACGGACCCAGCAGCGAACCTTCCGTAAACGGAGAGACCTTAAGTTTGTCAATGGTACCCCTGTCTCGAATCTTTGAACCCGCCAAAAAGGCAGATCTGCGGGAATGCACAGCATGCGCGTAAAGCCTGGCTGACACGCTCAATTGTTCCTGAGAGACCTTGGCTAGCGTCGCCAACAGAGTTGTCACATCCTCTGGGGAGGCGTCGTAACGGAACTCAAACGGGTCCAAAGAGGAAGCGATAGACCTTGACAAAGAGCGTTGCAGAGAATTAGAAACGGAAGACAACTCGAGCAGAGATCTTCCCGTCTCCTCCAAAGCAAGAAGTGCAGATTCCGTGTAAGGGACTGCTCTCTCTCTGCTATACCCATCTTCACGCAATGAAACcagttccggagtcaccggTAGAACTGATTTAGGCAAAGCAAACGAGTCAAGTAAGCTGACAGGCTGAACCGTAAGTTTAGATGTCCTTGAAAGAACAGAACTAGGAACATGTTGCCCCGCTTTAGCCAACCAAGGGCCAACCACATCCGGAGCCTCACTGTGCTGTGACAACAGCGGAAAGGCAGCGGAATTCGACATTTCGACTGCCACCAAAGGTGACTCCCGGAAGCGGAACGAACTTTTCGGTTCCCTAGCACTCCGGAAATCCCCCAAAGCGGAAGGAGGTTGGACAAACTGAGATCTGTTCACCGCCACTTCCTCCTCGAAATATTTCGAAGCCACTCCAGCTGCCAGTCACCGCATCTGACAGCCGACGAGGCAAAAAGAATCCAGCACCATCAGCCTGAGAGGCGGCACCGTCATCCAGGTAGCCTTCGTGCCCTTCCGTGCACTCCGGAAGCTGGTCACCGCACTGACTAACAGAGTCAAGCCCGGAACCAGCCCTACTAccaccaacttcctgccccctgggcggaagcagAAGGCTTTCAACCTGGCCACTGTCTACTGACGTGACGGGATGCCTAGGAACTTCCGTTCGCTTGTCAGGGTCCCTATCACCCACTGACGAACCGACTAAGCGGCTGATGTCAGCAGATGGGTTGGAACTTTCACCTGGGCTTTCACCAGAGGCTACTTTCTCAAGACAACGCTCTACACTTTCGCTGGAAGACCCAGCTACTTGTGTAGTCCACATACCTTGTGCGGAAGACAGACCACCAGCCGGAGAACCATCAGGCGCCGGAAACCGAGAGATCTCATCCTGAGACGCATGCACGTCCGCCCTCGTAACAGTAGCAGAGGGAGTCGGGCGAACACTGGCCAGCGACGAAACACCCGCAACCCCGGCCGGAAGTGCACGTAGCTCTGCCTTTGGTGACGAAACTTCGGCCGCCAAAGCCGACACCTGTGAGCTTAAAGTCAAAAGCAAAGAGGCCACATCCACGGATGCAAGCCCAGTACCTACCGGCGCGGCATCCCCTACAACATGCTTATCACCGAGCACGGACTTATCCGTAGGCTTAGCCGACGAACTAGCAGCTCCGGGCAAGTCAATGACAACATCAATACATTTCTTAGATTCAGAACCTAAAAGAGACACAGGCGCTGGGCCGGGCGTTTTAGATTTTCTAGAACTTTTCTTTTTGGGAGAGGGCAAAGCAGCTACTTGTTTAGGCGTAGACCTCTTCCCGTTCGCATTGTCGGCCATGACAAAAACAACTCACAACAAATTTTGAGAACAAATTTTGCAAGTCCGAAAACAAGCCAACAATGTCGCCAAAATCAAGGTAAAAAATggaaagatctcacctcaaCAACGATGCGAAGTCCGGAGACAAGAAGACACCAAGGAGAACACAAACCAGGTCTGGAAGACCAAGAGAGTAGGCTGAaaacagccggagcgtacaACAAGCGACCAGCTCCACTGAGCGCTGAGAGTAGaatgacaagatggcggcatatgcgcgcgcatatggaagGCAGCCTCGCTTTCGGGCTGGCCTAgatacccttacgggtctcggtcactcttttttagaggcgtcttccttgttaccaaggggacgcgtacagcggtatcagcactgaactatgggttaattgctatatgtgagttgggtaagatatgtaatttaatcaagacataggaagtacaatggtgcttattggctctttctaccatgagatatggtcacttttagtggttcactaccttattttggtcacatttcataagggtcaaagtgaccttgaccttgatcatatgtgaccaaatgtgtctcatgatgaaagcataacatgtgccccacataatttttaagtttgaaacagttatcttccatagttcagggtcaaggtcacttcaaaatatgtatacaatccaactttgaagagctcctgtgaccttgaccttgaagcaaggtaaaccaaactggtatcaaaagatggggcttactttgccctatatatcatatatataggtgaggtattgaatctcaaaaacttcagagaaaatgggaaaaatgtgaaaaatagctgttttttagacaacatttatggcccctgcgaccttgacgcaaggtcaagatgctatgtatgttttttggggccttgtcatcatacaccatcttgccaaatttggtactgatagactgaatagtgtccaagaaatatccaacgttaaagttttccggccggacgtgggggacggacggacggacgactcgggtgagtacatagactcacttttgcttcgcatgtgagtcaataaaaagGCCAATAGGTGTAACAACAAGTGTAAGTCATCACCAAAGTACATGTAACTAAAATCATTTCATCATCGGGTCTTTCGAATAGTTTAGATGTTACCGGATGTTTGTGTACATAACAAAATTGCTTAAACGAAGTTCACATGTGAAtgctaatctctctctctctctctctcccgcatacacacatacaacacacattATTATACACATTCGCACAAACTGCctcagtacacacacaaacagacgcaCTCATACACTGATAACAAAAGCATAGTAAGAAATGCGCCAGAAACATTATTTTCACAGCAGCAAAAGCACATTGAAATAAATTAATCATGGAGTAAGAGGAGAATAGCACCAACGCAAGAAGCAATTTGATACAAAAAGGACATACAGATTCTGTATATTCCAGCACCAGATCCAAATATAATTCAAAATATGAATATAAATTGCAAGATAATCACAAAGGGATGATAAACAATTAAAGGAATTGCACATGCAAATATGCATACATTAATACTGAATAGATAAGTTAATATGAAATTTCCATTCAGAATTACAAAATTTTCACCGAGCTTAAAATGGAGAAAagtcattttctttatttttggaaCAAGAAACATAAAATTAACATACATCCAatccttatcattttctgattccaaaaatacatAATTTCATTGTGTTTGACGTTGCAAATATGTTCAAAATGAAGACGTTCCTCGAGTGGAATTATGCTTCAAACTGTGACTTTCAAAGCTCTCTTCACCCAACTGATAAGAGAACGTCATGAGTCTATTGAAAGGTGAGAGATTATGACGTTCTCTTGTGACTTTCTTTCCCAAAGCACAATACAATTACAGCCCCAGGTTTATTTCTTCCCAAAACTATCCTTCTGCTCATGCTCTAACAAATAATGTAATGGTATTTCACTGGCACTGTTGTGACCATGTCTCAAGAGTTTAAATTACTACCCTAGCCTGCGAAGTTGTGGATGATATTCACCAATGACTTATGACCTTTTTTAAATGCGAGGTCAGCGGgagttcttctttttttgtccttGGCAGCTTTGACTGCCTGTCGTGTCAGCAATAGTAACACGGCCTCAGTTTGACCTGTTGAACAGGCCTTATGTAATGGGGTCTGCCCATTCACATCTTTTGTTGCAACACTGGCTTTGTGCTCCAGTAATAGCTTTGCAATGACAGTGTGCCCACGTTCACACGCAATGTGCAAAGCTGTACCGCCCTTTATATCTTTCTTCACAGCACTTGCACCAGCCTTCAAGAGAAAGTACACGGTGTCGGTGTAACCACTCTTAATGGCTTTGTGAAGTGGTGTACGGCCTCCACGGTCTTTCACGTTCACTCTGGAACGGTGCTCAAGCAAGAGACGTGCTGTGTCGGTGTGGCCATTTTCGCACACTTTATGAAGGGCTGTGGCTCCAAATTTGTCCTTCATGCCAACACTTGCACCTGTCTCCAGCAAGAGACGTGCTGTGTCCGTGTGACCATTTTCACACGCTTTATGAAGCGCTGTGGCTCCACATTTGTCCTTCCTTCCAACACTTCCACGTTTCTCCAGCAAGAGACGTACCATCTCTGTACATCCATTAAAGGCAGCTGTGTGGAGGGGTGTGGAGCCGTCTCCATCCTTAAGGTCCACAGCTGCCCCTCGTAGAATGAGCACTGAGGCCACGTCAGTATTACCTGCCTTTGCGGCACAGTGAAGAGGTGTTtccccttttttatttttaacattCACATTTGCAATGAGCTGGGTAAGAATGGAAGCAGCTTGTGTTTGACCTGAACGAGAGGCTACATGGAGAGCTGTATCACCATTACTCCTATCTGCTTGTTCATGCCGACTGCCCCACAAAACAGCAAGGAGGTTGCCCTCTTTGCATGCTTTAAGTAAATGAAAGTGGGAAAACATTGCCCATGGGGTACTTGGTTGATTTTTCTGTGCTAGCTGGCAGGGGGTCTGTCCATTCTTGTTCTTGGTGTTGACCGAGGCTCCACTCTTCACGGCCAGTGTGATGGCCTCCAAGTTTCCCTTGTCGGCAGCGATGTGAAGCAGCGTGTTGCCGTCAAGGTCTGTCTCGTCCACCTCCCTGTCAGCCAACAGTCTCAGCGCCAGGTACCAGTGTTGGCTTGGCAGCTCCACGTTGACCGGGTCCTCTGTAACGGTCACTGACAGCAGTGTGGCTGGGATGGGCAGTGAGTGGTCGTCAAGGTAACACAGAGCGCCTGACTGCAGCCTTTTCTTTAGGCCATCAAACTGTGCATTGATTCCTTGTTTTAGAAAACGTTTGGGTGATGGCAACAACAGGTTCCACCTCGGTTGAGCAGGCAGTAACAAGGGTATCAGAGTCAACTCTCTGCAGATCTCTCTTTCCTCAAACAAAACCGCTATAATTGCAGCACACAAGAATCCTTCGGAGAGTGCTCGGCTTGCCACAATACGTTCCCTCAGGACCGTCATCAGCCAGCGAAACAAACATGAGGACAGACTCCATGCAGACCAGTAGAGCAGTGGCAGACCTCTGTCCACTGCACTGACCAGTAGGTCAACATAATCGTCTTGACCTCTGCAGAACGTCTGGAAGTCTGCCAGAAACTGGCGGCATGAAAGAGAAGGATGCTGGCACAGTTCTGACAACTGCCCATCCTCAATCATCTTGTACATCCTCTGCATCACCACCCGATACTCCCTGTCTGTAGAATCAATCAGGATGAGAGTTTCTTTAGATGTGCCCAAAGTTCCCACGTGCTGCACAAAGAATGCAACATCACACACCTGTAGTACGTTGGCCTTGAAGTGCATGCTGCCAAGAGTCAGCCCTGCGGCGTCATACAGAACACGGCTGAGGAAGCCAAGGCCAGAGTTTGAGAAAACGGAACCCTTAAGATTATATACTAACTTCTTCAGATCACACAAATTCACGCTTGTGGAAACCAGACGACTGAGTTCAGCTTCCAACGCAGGAGAATCTAATTCAAGGCTGTCATCTTCCTGTAGACTTCGCAACAGAAGGGCTGCAAAAGGTTTTCCCAAACAAGCATCATCTAGCATACATTGCAAAAGTGGCACATAATGAACTGCACACAGGTCTCGAGGGCAGTGGTTCAAGGAAATTACCAAAGCAGCTGGCAGAAATGGGTTGTCTAAAATTTTTTCCTGTTCCCTCACCTCTCTAAGTACATGAGGATATAACGTCACTACAATCAAGCACGGTGAATTTCTTCTTAAACTCTGACATCGACGGTACCGAGCGCGGTCAAGTCCAATCATGCCTAGAGCCCCATCAATGAGTACAATACTCTTCCCCTTCACATCCTGCTGCAGGTGGCAGCAGACTTCCTCAACTCTAAAAGGAATAAACCCTTTCTGTTTGAAGTGTTCAAGAATGGCGTTGCCCAGGGCGGTCTTGCCCGATTGGACTCCTCCACACAACCCCACACGCCCATTCTCCTCCAACAGCTCCACAGCCTTGGCCAGGTCCTCTTCATTGACACCCTGGATTTTCACACTACATGGGGATGTGTGGATTGCTgtgagggaaaaaaaaaagaactgaaCTCACTGAATTTGTTTTCACTGAGACTAGCCAGTCCTGGATTAGCTGAAACCCTTTAACCCAGGCAGGGCTGACTGGCACCAGTAAAATAAACCAACAGTTAACATAAACACATTTAATGATAAATTTTCAAACTAAACATCGACTTAAAGTTAAAATCATGATAATAAACACTAACAGGGTTTCATGGTGATCTAAATAACTTcctgaacaccccccccccccctccaaaaaaaagtTTGGAATGTTCTGAAAATAAACtcaaaaacaaagcaaatctGCAAATAAATAACGGaatcgaatttctaagaaatacaACAAAATCGAAAAACTTCAAATTCGACCAATGTTGCTAGTCGATCACATGACTTTTAGCGAGATCGGCGAAACACTACAGGAAGTCCACCCGGCCGGGTATATTCTCTGCATACACCTAcgtttggtcgacatagactgCAAAAGTTAGGCTAACGTTCAATTTCAAACCTTGCGATGTTGAGTCAATACCCAAATTCAGAAACAAATTTCAAAAGAGCAGACTATGTGGATTGGTGATGCATAAGCTGAAGTTTATTAACACCATTGATGAAGTAACTCAATctacagatgtagaagttattagcattctTGTGGGTCATATATATTTTGGGTTATCCTGTAGCTGATTGAGAAA is part of the Littorina saxatilis isolate snail1 linkage group LG15, US_GU_Lsax_2.0, whole genome shotgun sequence genome and harbors:
- the LOC138948238 gene encoding uncharacterized protein — translated: MSSPGDDGAMEMTQEIETRNSRQISNIADVDTEAASSLLANRGIGQVNICDISAPVNFGAQEVHNATYVKNQTVERQVVNSITNVFNSCSTCPDRSPCVGNPIHTSPCSVKIQGVNEEDLAKAVELLEENGRVGLCGGVQSGKTALGNAILEHFKQKGFIPFRVEEVCCHLQQDVKGKSIVLIDGALGMIGLDRARYRRCQSLRRNSPCLIVVTLYPHVLREVREQEKILDNPFLPAALVISLNHCPRDLCAVHYVPLLQCMLDDACLGKPFAALLLRSLQEDDSLELDSPALEAELSRLVSTSVNLCDLKKLVYNLKGSVFSNSGLGFLSRVLYDAAGLTLGSMHFKANVLQVCDVAFFVQHVGTLGTSKETLILIDSTDREYRVVMQRMYKMIEDGQLSELCQHPSLSCRQFLADFQTFCRGQDDYVDLLVSAVDRGLPLLYWSAWSLSSCLFRWLMTVLRERIVASRALSEGFLCAAIIAVLFEEREICRELTLIPLLLPAQPRWNLLLPSPKRFLKQGINAQFDGLKKRLQSGALCYLDDHSLPIPATLLSVTVTEDPVNVELPSQHWYLALRLLADREVDETDLDGNTLLHIAADKGNLEAITLAVKSGASVNTKNKNGQTPCQLAQKNQPSTPWAMFSHFHLLKACKEGNLLAVLWGSRHEQADRSNGDTALHVASRSGQTQAASILTQLIANVNVKNKKGETPLHCAAKAGNTDVASVLILRGAAVDLKDGDGSTPLHTAAFNGCTEMVRLLLEKRGSVGRKDKCGATALHKACENGHTDTARLLLETGASVGMKDKFGATALHKVCENGHTDTARLLLEHRSRVNVKDRGGRTPLHKAIKSGYTDTVYFLLKAGASAVKKDIKGGTALHIACERGHTVIAKLLLEHKASVATKDVNGQTPLHKACSTGQTEAVLLLLTRQAVKAAKDKKRRTPADLAFKKGHKSLVNIIHNFAG